AGCTGGACGATGTCGCGCCAGCCGAGCCGCGCCAGGTGCTGCACGAGGCTGTTGCCGACGATGCCGGCCCCGATCACGACGACGCGGGCGGTGGGAGGAACGGTGGCCATGGACTTCCTCGATCTCTGCCGGCGGGCTCCGCCGTACGGATGCTACGGATGTTGCGCTATGTGCAACATAAAGCGTGATACGGAACAGGATAAACCATCACGGGTACCCGGCCGGGTGTCAACCCGGCCGGGTACCGGTGTCAGGTCCGGTCAGCCGGTCAGCTGGTGGCGCCGGTCCCCTGCAGCCAGGCGGCGACCTTGTCCGGGTTGGCGTCGATCCACTTCTGGGCGGCGTCGGCCGGCTTCATCCCGTCCTTGGCGATGTACTGCGAGACCAGGTTCTGGTCGTCGTTGGTCCAGTTGAAGTTCTTGACCAGCGTGGCCGCCGGCGACCCGGAGTCGTCGAACTTCTTCGAGATCAGCTTGTTCAGGTGGTACGGCGGGTAGTCGCAGGCCACCTTCGCGGGGTCGGAGTCGCAGCCCGGCGTGTACTTGGGCAGGTTCACCTTGACCAGCTTCATCTCCGAGAAGAACCACTGCGGCTCGTAGAAGTACGCCAGCAGCGGCGTCTTGTTCTTCTCCGCGCTGCGGAAGCTCTGGATCAGCGCCGCCTCGCTGCCGCCGACCACGACCTGGTAGTTCAGGTTGAGGTTCTTGACCAGTGCCTCGTCGTTGGTGACGTACGACGGGTCGCCGTCGAGCAGCTGGCCCTTGCCCCCGGACTCACTGGTCTTGAACATCGAGGCGTACTTGTTAAGGTTCTTCCAGTTGGTGATGTCGGGGTACTTCTGGGCCATCCACGGCGGTACGTACCAGCCGATGATGCCTTCGTTGCCGGTCTGGCCGGCGTCCACCACGGTCTTCTGGTCGGTGATGTACTTCTTGACCAGGTCGGCGTGGCCCCAGTTCTCCAGGATCGTGTCGATCGTGCCGCTGGACATGCCCTGCCAGCCGACCTCCTCCTTCACGTTCTTGTAGCTGACGTTGCAGCCGAGCTTGGAGGCGGCGAGGTCGCCCACGACGTAGGCGTCCGAGACGTAGCCGGTCCACGG
This genomic window from Nocardioides cynanchi contains:
- a CDS encoding ABC transporter substrate-binding protein; this translates as MRRTTQVRLFGVVAAAALLLTACGGGGIKNNTTAGGTKACGNFNIAVNPWTGYVSDAYVVGDLAASKLGCNVSYKNVKEEVGWQGMSSGTIDTILENWGHADLVKKYITDQKTVVDAGQTGNEGIIGWYVPPWMAQKYPDITNWKNLNKYASMFKTSESGGKGQLLDGDPSYVTNDEALVKNLNLNYQVVVGGSEAALIQSFRSAEKNKTPLLAYFYEPQWFFSEMKLVKVNLPKYTPGCDSDPAKVACDYPPYHLNKLISKKFDDSGSPAATLVKNFNWTNDDQNLVSQYIAKDGMKPADAAQKWIDANPDKVAAWLQGTGATS